In Actinomycetota bacterium, one genomic interval encodes:
- a CDS encoding adenylate kinase, which yields MRLALFGPPGAGKGTQAHRLADRFGMALIATGDIFRDNVAGGTPLGQEAKAFMEKGELVPDDVVVRMVLERVDEPDAKDGFILDGFPRTLGQAIALEQALAQQDRPLSAVLKFVLSDEVAVKRLAGRRTCTRCQRSYNVEYHPAKRDDVCDVCGGELVQRRDDSEETVRHRIEVYHRQTEPLEFFFWERGLLRQVDADGTEDEVTERAVDAISDLAVDS from the coding sequence ATGCGTCTCGCGCTGTTCGGGCCACCCGGAGCCGGCAAGGGAACGCAGGCGCACCGCCTGGCCGACCGGTTCGGGATGGCCCTCATCGCGACCGGCGACATCTTCCGGGACAACGTCGCGGGCGGCACGCCGCTCGGCCAGGAGGCCAAGGCCTTCATGGAGAAGGGAGAGCTGGTGCCCGACGACGTGGTGGTCCGCATGGTGCTGGAGCGCGTGGACGAGCCCGACGCCAAGGACGGGTTCATCCTGGACGGGTTCCCCCGCACCCTGGGCCAGGCCATCGCGCTGGAGCAGGCCCTGGCGCAGCAGGACCGCCCGCTGTCCGCCGTGCTCAAGTTCGTGCTCTCGGACGAGGTGGCGGTGAAGCGCCTGGCCGGCCGCCGCACCTGTACGCGGTGCCAGCGTTCCTACAACGTCGAGTACCACCCGGCGAAGCGGGACGACGTGTGCGACGTGTGCGGCGGGGAGCTGGTGCAGCGCAGGGACGACTCGGAGGAGACCGTCCGCCACCGCATCGAGGTGTACCACCGCCAGACCGAGCCGCTCGAGTTCTTCTTCTGGGAACGGGGCCTGCTTCGCCAGGTCGATGCCGACGGCACCGAGGACGAGGTGACCGAGCGGGCGGTGGACGCCATCTCCGACCTGGCGGTCGACTCGTGA
- the map gene encoding type I methionyl aminopeptidase, which yields MIILKSPEEIEKMRRAGRIVATTIDHVLAAVRPGIATRALDAVAEQVILDEDAVPSFKGYRGFPASICVSVNEQVVHGIPGDRKLAEGDVLSLDFGAIWDGYHADSAVTVFVGEPPSAEAEKLVRVTEESLEAGISQIRAGKRLSDIGSAVQQLVEGAGFSVVREYVGHGIGRSLHEDPQIPNYGHPGRGLEIKPGLVVAVEPMVNMGDWATRVLKDNWTVVTADGSLSAHFEHTIAVTDDGPEVLTAR from the coding sequence GTGATCATCCTGAAGTCCCCCGAGGAGATCGAGAAGATGCGCCGGGCCGGCCGCATCGTGGCCACGACCATCGACCACGTGCTGGCGGCGGTCCGCCCCGGGATCGCCACCCGGGCCCTGGACGCCGTTGCCGAACAGGTCATCCTGGACGAGGACGCGGTTCCCTCGTTCAAGGGCTACCGGGGTTTCCCGGCATCCATCTGCGTGTCGGTCAACGAGCAGGTGGTGCACGGCATCCCGGGGGACCGCAAGCTCGCGGAGGGCGACGTGCTGTCGCTGGACTTCGGGGCCATCTGGGACGGCTACCACGCCGACTCGGCGGTGACCGTGTTCGTGGGGGAGCCGCCCTCGGCCGAGGCGGAGAAGCTGGTCCGGGTGACCGAGGAGTCCCTGGAGGCCGGGATCTCCCAGATCCGGGCGGGCAAGCGGCTGTCCGACATCGGGAGCGCCGTGCAGCAGTTGGTGGAGGGGGCCGGGTTCAGCGTGGTCCGGGAGTACGTGGGCCATGGGATCGGCCGGAGCCTCCACGAGGACCCCCAGATCCCGAACTACGGCCACCCCGGGCGGGGGCTCGAGATCAAGCCCGGCCTGGTGGTGGCGGTCGAGCCCATGGTGAACATGGGGGACTGGGCCACCCGGGTGCTGAAGGACAACTGGACGGTGGTCACCGCCGACGGGTCGCTGTCC